A DNA window from Shewanella baltica contains the following coding sequences:
- a CDS encoding glutamine synthetase family protein, whose amino-acid sequence MDSTLLTAFFQHGTIRDVECLFPDISGYPRGKLMPARSFAQGAELRIAQAISMQAITGEYSYDPIFPDADPDLLLVPDYSTLKMIPWSTVPRAFAIHDCVLLDGNLCPFAPRSILKNVLARYQALGLTPVVAPEIEFYLTEANTDPSAPYQAPISKSGRAENGQSAFSMNMLNELAPFWDDFNAAIDAIGIKGDTWIHEMGLSQYEINLVHGDPLALADQAFMFKYAAKEIAIKHGLNAIFMAKPIAGQPGSSMHLHQSVVDDKGKNIFSHADGSDTEHFHHYIGGLQKYLPDLMLLFAPNINSFRRYISGSQAPINLSWGVDNRTTGLRVPLSAPVARRVENRIAGADANPYLMIAASLAAGLAGMEEKLSPSAPETGSAYESSHDLAQTFLAALTQMRQSDSARRLLGDDFVTGFVSVKEIEFQSYLSEIGAWERRFLGPQC is encoded by the coding sequence ATGGACTCAACCCTTCTTACTGCGTTTTTCCAGCACGGCACCATACGTGATGTCGAATGTTTATTCCCTGATATCTCAGGCTATCCAAGGGGGAAGCTCATGCCAGCCCGAAGCTTTGCTCAGGGTGCTGAGTTACGTATTGCCCAAGCGATTTCGATGCAGGCGATTACCGGTGAGTATTCCTACGATCCAATTTTCCCCGATGCTGATCCTGATCTGTTACTCGTCCCCGATTACAGCACCCTAAAAATGATCCCGTGGAGCACAGTGCCGCGCGCATTTGCCATCCATGACTGTGTGTTGCTCGATGGCAATTTATGTCCATTTGCGCCGCGCTCCATTTTAAAAAATGTGTTGGCCCGTTACCAAGCCCTTGGGTTAACGCCAGTGGTGGCCCCTGAGATTGAGTTTTATCTGACTGAAGCCAATACCGACCCGAGTGCGCCGTATCAGGCGCCTATTTCAAAAAGTGGCCGAGCTGAAAACGGTCAATCTGCGTTTAGCATGAATATGCTCAATGAACTCGCGCCATTTTGGGATGACTTTAATGCCGCCATCGATGCGATTGGGATCAAAGGTGATACTTGGATCCATGAGATGGGGCTATCGCAATATGAAATTAACTTAGTGCATGGCGATCCGCTGGCCTTAGCAGATCAAGCTTTTATGTTTAAATACGCGGCGAAAGAAATCGCCATTAAACATGGCTTGAACGCGATATTTATGGCGAAACCCATAGCAGGCCAACCCGGCAGTTCTATGCATTTACATCAAAGTGTCGTGGATGATAAAGGCAAGAATATTTTCAGCCATGCAGATGGTAGCGATACTGAACATTTTCACCATTACATCGGCGGATTACAAAAGTATCTACCTGATTTAATGTTGTTATTCGCACCCAATATCAATTCATTCCGACGTTACATTTCCGGTAGCCAAGCGCCGATTAATTTAAGCTGGGGCGTAGATAACCGCACTACAGGCTTACGAGTGCCATTGAGTGCTCCGGTGGCGCGACGGGTAGAGAATCGCATTGCGGGCGCCGATGCCAATCCGTATTTGATGATTGCCGCATCTTTGGCTGCGGGACTTGCGGGAATGGAAGAAAAACTATCCCCAAGCGCGCCAGAAACCGGTAGTGCTTATGAGAGCAGCCATGACTTAGCGCAAACATTTCTCGCTGCATTAACGCAAATGCGCCAAAGTGATTCGGCAAGGCGCTTACTTGGGGATGATTTTGTCACGGGTTTTGTGTCAGTGAAGGAGATCGAGTTTCAAAGTTATTTGAGTGAGATAGGTGCTTGGGAGCGACGTTTCTTAGGGCCGCAATGCTAG
- a CDS encoding Na+/H+ antiporter NhaC family protein, translating to MSEPTALSLIPPLVVLVLAIWLRRPILSLIIGAVTGFLLLDPSQVLNNFASVSLKVMADETIGWLILVCGGFGALIALLVRTGGALAFGRNALRFAKGPKSSLLMTFILGIVIFIDDYLNALTVGETMKRVTDKFKVSREMLAYVVDSTAAPVCVLVPLSTWAVFFGGLLVDNGVAAEGQGIAVYMQAIPYMLYAWLAVAMVLLVVLGIVPAIGPMKTAQLRAAQGEPAEAQVDFDQVQTSDEYAVKAIEEEFKHADNHGKLHNFLVPIGLLVAFTVYFDIDVWKGLLATLVITIPYYAVQRLMPLSEMMDQMIDGFKSMLPAISTVIAAFVFKDVCDQLLLPQYVIESLSPFMTPKLLPAVVFLSMAILAFATGSSWGIFAVTIPIVMPLAQSVGADIPLVIGALLSASSFGSQACFYSDSTVLAAQGSGCNLVSHAVTQLPYALIAAVLAFIGFIVIA from the coding sequence ATGTCTGAACCGACAGCGTTAAGTCTCATCCCACCTTTGGTGGTATTGGTGTTAGCTATTTGGTTACGCCGTCCCATTTTATCTCTGATCATAGGTGCGGTAACCGGTTTCCTGTTACTCGATCCCAGTCAAGTCTTAAACAATTTTGCCAGTGTGTCATTGAAGGTCATGGCCGATGAAACCATAGGTTGGTTGATTCTGGTGTGTGGTGGTTTTGGTGCGCTGATTGCGCTTTTGGTCCGCACCGGCGGCGCGTTAGCGTTCGGCCGTAATGCACTGAGATTTGCTAAGGGACCCAAATCTTCCCTGTTGATGACGTTTATTCTTGGGATCGTGATTTTTATTGATGATTATCTCAATGCGCTGACCGTGGGTGAAACCATGAAGCGTGTAACGGATAAATTTAAAGTGTCCCGTGAGATGCTCGCCTATGTTGTGGATTCCACTGCCGCGCCTGTGTGCGTGTTAGTGCCATTATCGACTTGGGCAGTATTCTTTGGTGGGTTATTGGTCGATAACGGTGTGGCGGCCGAAGGTCAGGGCATTGCTGTCTACATGCAAGCGATTCCTTACATGCTTTACGCTTGGTTAGCCGTGGCTATGGTGCTACTTGTGGTACTCGGCATAGTGCCTGCCATTGGTCCGATGAAAACTGCGCAGCTGCGCGCCGCACAAGGCGAGCCAGCAGAAGCTCAAGTGGATTTTGACCAAGTGCAAACCTCGGACGAGTATGCGGTTAAAGCCATCGAAGAGGAATTTAAGCACGCCGATAATCATGGCAAATTACACAACTTTTTAGTGCCGATTGGTTTGTTAGTGGCCTTTACCGTGTACTTTGATATCGACGTGTGGAAAGGCTTGCTGGCGACTTTAGTCATCACTATCCCTTATTATGCTGTGCAGCGTTTGATGCCGTTATCCGAGATGATGGATCAGATGATTGATGGCTTTAAGAGCATGCTACCGGCGATTAGCACTGTGATTGCGGCATTTGTGTTTAAGGACGTATGCGATCAGTTATTACTGCCGCAGTACGTGATTGAATCATTAAGTCCGTTTATGACGCCTAAATTGCTGCCTGCAGTGGTGTTTTTATCCATGGCGATCCTCGCGTTTGCGACGGGTTCGAGCTGGGGCATTTTTGCGGTGACCATTCCTATCGTTATGCCATTAGCGCAATCGGTGGGCGCGGATATCCCATTAGTGATTGGTGCCTTGTTGTCGGCATCATCATTTGGTAGCCAAGCGTGCTTCTACTCAGATTCAACCGTATTGGCCGCCCAAGGCTCAGGTTGTAACTTAGTGAGCCATGCTGTGACTCAGTTACCTTATGCGCTGATCGCCGCTGTACTGGCGTTTATCGGCTTTATCGTGATTGCGTAA
- a CDS encoding pyridoxal phosphate-dependent aminotransferase — protein MRPIIKSNKLDSVCYDIRGPVHKEARRLEDEGHRILKLNIGNPAPFGFEAPEEIVRDVILNLPSAQGYCESKGLFSARKAIVQHYQAQGIFGVDIEDIYIGNGVSELIMMAMQGLLNTDDEILIPSPDYPLWTAAANLAGGKAVHYRCDEEADWFPDLNDIKSKISSRTRGIVLINPNNPTGAVYSKELLLQVVELCREHSLILFADEIYDKILYDEAKHVPAAGLSDDILTVTFNGLSKAYRAAGFRVGWMMLSGNLKAAKSYIEGLEMLSSMRLCANVPNQHAIQTALGGYQSINELILPKGRLTVQRDACYELLNQIPGVSVKKPKGALYAFPKLDMKKFNLRDDERLVLDLLREKKILLVHGTAFNWPEPDHLRVVFLPYKEDLKKAFTEFGAFLENYRQ, from the coding sequence ATGCGCCCTATCATCAAATCCAACAAGCTGGATAGCGTTTGCTATGACATCCGCGGCCCAGTGCACAAGGAAGCCAGACGTTTAGAAGACGAGGGTCATCGGATCCTCAAACTTAACATTGGTAATCCCGCCCCCTTCGGTTTCGAAGCGCCGGAGGAAATTGTGCGCGATGTGATCCTTAATCTACCCAGTGCGCAAGGCTACTGTGAGTCAAAAGGATTATTCTCTGCCCGCAAGGCCATAGTGCAGCATTATCAAGCCCAAGGGATTTTTGGTGTCGATATCGAAGATATCTATATAGGCAACGGCGTCTCTGAACTCATTATGATGGCGATGCAAGGTTTGCTTAACACCGATGATGAAATTTTAATCCCCTCACCTGACTATCCACTGTGGACGGCGGCTGCCAATCTCGCTGGCGGCAAAGCGGTGCATTATCGTTGTGATGAAGAAGCGGACTGGTTCCCCGATCTCAACGACATTAAAAGTAAGATTTCATCGCGTACCCGCGGTATTGTGCTGATCAACCCAAACAATCCTACAGGCGCGGTTTACAGCAAAGAATTACTGCTGCAAGTGGTTGAGCTTTGCCGTGAACACAGTTTGATTTTATTTGCCGATGAAATTTACGACAAAATTTTGTATGACGAAGCCAAGCATGTTCCTGCGGCTGGCCTGTCGGACGATATTTTAACTGTTACCTTCAATGGTCTATCAAAGGCTTATCGCGCAGCGGGATTTCGCGTCGGTTGGATGATGTTGTCTGGCAATCTTAAAGCCGCGAAGAGCTATATCGAAGGTTTAGAGATGCTCTCTTCGATGCGCCTGTGTGCAAACGTGCCCAATCAACATGCGATTCAAACCGCGCTCGGCGGCTATCAAAGTATTAACGAGCTGATATTACCTAAAGGTCGCCTCACAGTTCAACGGGATGCCTGTTACGAGCTGTTGAATCAAATCCCGGGCGTCAGCGTGAAAAAGCCTAAGGGCGCACTGTATGCTTTCCCTAAACTGGATATGAAGAAATTCAATCTGCGGGATGATGAGCGCTTAGTGCTGGATTTACTCAGAGAAAAGAAAATTTTGTTAGTGCACGGCACCGCCTTTAATTGGCCTGAGCCCGACCATTTACGCGTGGTTTTCTTACCCTATAAAGAAGATCTGAAAAAAGCATTTACCGAGTTTGGCGCCTTCCTCGAAAACTATCGGCAGTAG
- the yfbR gene encoding 5'-deoxynucleotidase, which produces MSHLFAHLARMKLIQRWPLMYNVRTENVQEHSLQVAMVAHALVIISNKKFGTTLDPHQATSLAIFHDASEILTGDLPTPVKYFNKEIEAEYKKIEAIAEQRMLDMVPEEFKEDYRSLFISDYADPIYKTIVKSADTLCAYLKCLEENRAGNSEFNTARKRLEDMLATNPDPAVQYFMSCFVPSFTLNLDEINKML; this is translated from the coding sequence ATGAGTCACTTATTTGCCCATTTAGCTCGAATGAAACTTATCCAACGCTGGCCTTTGATGTACAACGTTCGCACTGAAAATGTTCAGGAACACTCGCTACAAGTCGCCATGGTGGCCCATGCACTGGTGATCATCAGCAATAAAAAGTTCGGCACGACGCTTGATCCCCATCAAGCCACGAGCCTGGCGATTTTTCACGATGCCAGTGAAATTCTCACGGGTGACTTACCGACGCCAGTGAAATACTTCAACAAAGAAATCGAAGCCGAGTATAAAAAGATTGAGGCGATTGCCGAGCAGCGCATGCTGGATATGGTGCCTGAGGAATTTAAAGAAGATTATCGCAGTCTGTTCATCAGTGATTACGCCGATCCCATTTACAAGACCATAGTGAAATCCGCCGATACTCTGTGCGCTTACCTTAAATGTCTTGAAGAAAACCGCGCCGGCAACAGTGAATTCAATACCGCCCGTAAGCGTCTCGAAGATATGCTGGCGACAAATCCTGATCCCGCAGTACAGTATTTTATGAGCTGCTTTGTGCCCAGTTTCACCTTGAATTTAGACGAAATTAACAAGATGCTTTGA
- a CDS encoding anti-phage deoxyguanosine triphosphatase, giving the protein MTSSVWQERRHGEDKQRRNDHRSPYQRDRARILHSAAFRRLQAKTQVLGVGMNDFYRTRLTHSLEVSQIGTGIAAQLRRKYPQHKQLLCSMSLLESLCLAHDIGHPPFGHGGEVALNYMMRDHGGFEGNGQTFRILSKLEPYTLDFGMNLCRRTMLGILKYPAPHSKLFVAGEHNEITNHRQLKPSQWPPVKGIFDDDNDIFAWVLEPLSEADRSRFTSTQQGSHPALHHYPHLRTQFKSFDCSIMELADDIAYAVHDLEDAIVMGIVTASQWHQDVAPTLTNSGDSWIRQELADIGNKLFSHEHHLRKDAIGTLVNGFVTAIVISEDDVFEEPLLRFNATLEPEFAIALNVLKQLVYKYVIRKPEIQMLEYKGQQIVMGLFEAFASDPERLLPLNTQERWRESEQQGLNSHRVLADYISGMTDEFAGRLYQQLFSPKAGSNVELSKEM; this is encoded by the coding sequence ATGACTTCAAGTGTTTGGCAAGAACGCCGTCATGGTGAAGATAAACAACGGCGTAACGATCACCGCAGCCCTTACCAAAGAGACAGGGCGCGTATTCTCCACTCGGCCGCCTTTCGCCGCCTGCAGGCCAAAACGCAAGTGCTCGGCGTTGGCATGAATGACTTCTATCGCACTCGATTAACCCACTCACTCGAAGTCTCGCAAATTGGCACTGGCATAGCAGCCCAGCTCAGACGCAAATATCCACAGCATAAGCAGCTGCTTTGCTCTATGAGCTTATTAGAGTCCTTATGTTTAGCCCACGATATTGGTCATCCTCCCTTCGGCCACGGCGGCGAAGTGGCATTGAATTACATGATGCGCGACCACGGCGGCTTTGAAGGCAATGGCCAAACTTTTCGAATTCTCTCTAAGCTTGAGCCCTACACATTAGATTTCGGGATGAACTTGTGTCGGCGTACCATGCTCGGGATTTTGAAATACCCCGCGCCGCACTCGAAGCTATTTGTCGCGGGCGAGCATAATGAAATCACCAACCATAGACAGCTCAAGCCGTCACAATGGCCGCCGGTTAAGGGCATTTTCGACGATGATAACGACATCTTCGCTTGGGTGCTTGAGCCGTTATCTGAGGCAGACCGCAGTCGTTTTACATCGACGCAGCAAGGATCACACCCCGCCCTGCACCACTATCCACATCTGCGCACTCAGTTTAAATCCTTCGATTGCTCGATTATGGAACTGGCAGATGATATCGCCTATGCGGTGCACGATCTCGAAGATGCGATCGTGATGGGTATAGTCACGGCATCCCAGTGGCATCAAGATGTTGCGCCGACACTGACCAACAGCGGCGATTCGTGGATACGACAAGAGCTTGCCGATATTGGCAATAAGCTGTTTTCCCATGAGCATCACCTACGTAAAGATGCCATAGGCACCCTCGTTAATGGCTTTGTCACCGCGATTGTTATCTCAGAAGATGACGTGTTTGAAGAACCATTATTACGCTTTAATGCCACCTTAGAGCCGGAATTTGCCATTGCGCTCAATGTGCTCAAGCAACTGGTTTATAAATACGTGATCCGTAAACCTGAGATCCAAATGCTCGAATATAAGGGCCAGCAGATTGTGATGGGCTTATTCGAAGCCTTCGCTTCCGATCCCGAGCGTTTACTGCCACTGAACACCCAAGAGCGCTGGCGCGAAAGTGAGCAACAAGGCTTAAACAGCCACAGAGTCTTGGCGGACTATATTTCGGGAATGACCGATGAGTTTGCGGGGCGACTGTATCAACAGCTATTTAGCCCAAAAGCGGGTTCGAATGTGGAACTGAGTAAGGAAATGTAG
- a CDS encoding bifunctional 4-hydroxy-2-oxoglutarate aldolase/2-dehydro-3-deoxy-phosphogluconate aldolase translates to MLENNWSLQPQDIFKRSPIVPVMVINKIEHAVPLARALVAGGISVLEVTLRTPCALEAITKIAKEVPEALVGAGTILNEAQLDLAIAAGAQFIITPGATVELLKAGMHGPVPLIPGVASISEVMTGMALGYTHFKFFPAEASGGVDALKAFSGPLADIRFCPTGGITPSSYKDYLALKNVDCIGGSWIAPTDAMEHGDWDRITQLCKDAIGAL, encoded by the coding sequence ATGCTTGAGAATAACTGGTCACTACAGCCACAAGATATTTTTAAACGCAGCCCTATTGTTCCTGTTATGGTGATTAACAAGATTGAACATGCGGTGCCATTAGCGCGAGCACTGGTTGCCGGCGGCATTAGCGTGTTAGAAGTGACTTTGCGTACACCTTGCGCACTCGAAGCTATCACTAAAATCGCCAAAGAAGTGCCAGAGGCCTTAGTGGGCGCGGGTACTATCTTAAACGAAGCTCAGCTTGATCTTGCGATTGCCGCTGGTGCGCAGTTTATTATTACCCCAGGCGCGACGGTTGAACTGCTAAAAGCCGGTATGCATGGTCCTGTACCATTGATCCCAGGCGTTGCGAGCATTTCAGAAGTGATGACGGGTATGGCGCTTGGTTACACCCACTTTAAATTTTTCCCAGCTGAAGCTTCGGGTGGTGTGGATGCACTGAAAGCCTTCTCGGGTCCGCTTGCGGATATTCGCTTCTGCCCAACAGGTGGCATTACGCCAAGCAGCTATAAAGATTATTTAGCGCTGAAAAACGTCGATTGTATTGGTGGTAGCTGGATTGCGCCAACGGATGCAATGGAACACGGCGATTGGGATCGTATCACTCAACTTTGTAAAGACGCCATCGGCGCTTTATAA
- the edd gene encoding phosphogluconate dehydratase, protein MHSVVQAVTDRIIARSKASREGYLAALNDARNHGVHRSSLSCGNLAHGFAACNPDDKNALRQLNKANIGIVTAFNDMLSAHQPYESYPELLKKACQEVGSVAQVAGGVPAMCDGVTQGQPGMELSLLSREVIAMATAVGLSHNMFDGALLLGICDKIVPGLLIGALSFGHLPMLFVPAGPMKSGIPNKEKARIRQQFAQGKVDRAQLLEAEAQSYHSAGTCTFYGTANSNQLMLEVMGLQLPGSSFVNPDDPLREALNKMAAKQVCRLTEMGTQYTPIGEVVSEKSVVNGIVALLATGGSTNLTMHIVAAARAAGIIVNWDDFSELSDAVPLVARVYPNGHADINHFHAAGGMAYLIKELLDAGLLHEDVNTVAGFGLRRYTQEPKLLDGELRWVDGPTTSLDTEVLTSVASPFQGNGGLKLLKGNLGRAVIKVSAVQEQHRVVEAPALVIDDQNKLDALFQAGALDRDCVVVVKGQGPKANGMPELHKLTPLLGTLQDKGFKVALLTDGRMSGASGKVPAAIHLTPEALDGGLIAKVKDGDLIRVDALTGELSLLVSEAELATRTAGIVDLHRSRYGMGRELFSALRSNLSSPETGARCTNAIDELY, encoded by the coding sequence ATGCACTCAGTAGTTCAAGCTGTTACCGACAGAATTATTGCCCGTAGCAAAGCGTCACGTGAAGGTTATCTCGCCGCATTGAATGATGCCCGTAACCATGGTGTACACCGTAGCTCATTGAGCTGTGGCAACTTAGCCCATGGTTTTGCCGCCTGTAATCCAGACGACAAAAATGCATTGCGTCAATTGAATAAAGCGAACATTGGCATAGTGACGGCATTTAACGACATGTTATCTGCGCACCAACCCTATGAAAGCTATCCTGAATTGCTGAAAAAAGCCTGTCAGGAAGTCGGCAGTGTTGCACAAGTGGCAGGCGGTGTTCCGGCCATGTGTGACGGTGTGACTCAAGGTCAACCCGGTATGGAATTGAGCTTACTGAGTCGTGAAGTGATTGCTATGGCAACGGCTGTGGGCTTGTCTCACAACATGTTTGATGGCGCTTTACTGCTTGGCATTTGCGATAAAATCGTTCCAGGTTTACTTATCGGCGCCTTAAGCTTTGGTCATTTACCTATGTTATTCGTGCCCGCTGGGCCGATGAAATCAGGTATCCCGAACAAAGAAAAAGCCCGTATTCGTCAACAATTTGCCCAAGGTAAAGTGGATCGCGCGCAGCTGTTAGAAGCTGAAGCCCAGTCTTACCACAGTGCAGGAACCTGTACTTTCTACGGCACTGCAAACTCGAATCAGCTGATGCTTGAAGTGATGGGGCTGCAGTTACCAGGCTCGTCATTTGTGAATCCTGATGATCCACTGCGCGAAGCCTTAAACAAGATGGCCGCTAAGCAAGTGTGTCGTTTAACCGAAATGGGTACTCAATATACCCCAATTGGTGAAGTGGTCAGTGAAAAGTCTGTGGTTAACGGCATTGTGGCGCTCTTGGCTACCGGCGGTTCTACTAACTTGACTATGCACATCGTCGCCGCGGCTAGAGCTGCCGGTATTATCGTGAATTGGGATGATTTTTCTGAATTATCCGATGCCGTGCCATTAGTGGCGCGCGTGTATCCAAACGGTCACGCCGATATCAACCATTTCCACGCAGCAGGCGGCATGGCGTACTTAATCAAAGAATTACTTGATGCGGGTCTATTGCATGAAGATGTGAATACCGTTGCGGGCTTTGGTTTACGCCGTTATACCCAAGAGCCAAAACTGCTCGACGGTGAACTTCGCTGGGTCGATGGCCCTACAACAAGTTTAGATACTGAAGTGTTGACTTCAGTCGCATCGCCTTTCCAAGGCAATGGTGGTTTGAAATTACTGAAAGGTAACTTGGGCCGCGCTGTAATCAAAGTATCAGCGGTACAAGAACAACATCGTGTCGTTGAAGCGCCAGCGTTAGTCATTGACGATCAAAACAAACTCGATGCCTTGTTCCAAGCAGGGGCTCTGGATAGAGATTGTGTAGTTGTGGTTAAAGGCCAAGGGCCGAAAGCCAACGGTATGCCAGAACTGCACAAGTTAACCCCATTATTGGGTACGCTTCAGGACAAAGGCTTTAAAGTCGCGCTGCTGACCGACGGTCGTATGTCTGGCGCGTCGGGTAAAGTCCCCGCGGCCATTCACTTGACGCCGGAAGCCTTAGATGGCGGCTTAATTGCCAAAGTCAAAGATGGCGACTTGATCCGTGTCGATGCGTTAACAGGTGAACTGAGCCTGCTTGTTTCTGAAGCAGAACTTGCCACCAGAACCGCCGGAATAGTCGATTTACATCGCTCACGTTATGGCATGGGCCGCGAGTTATTTAGTGCACTACGTTCCAATCTAAGCAGTCCAGAAACTGGTGCGCGTTGTACTAATGCCATCGATGAACTTTATTAA
- the pgl gene encoding 6-phosphogluconolactonase: MIKETVFKSFDTPSALEQQLASKIASQLQEAVDARGKASLVVSGGSTPLKLFQLLSMKSIDWSDVYITLADERWVEADADASNERLVREHLLQNRASNAKFRGLKNMFSTAEAGADMAAESLSNFPRPFDVVVLGMGNDGHTCSWFPCSAELENALTTQALCVATNPTTAPHGRITLSKSAILNSRQIYLHLVGEQKLSVYRQALESDDVHAMPIRAVLAQRKTPVDVFWSA, encoded by the coding sequence ATGATTAAAGAAACCGTATTCAAATCTTTCGATACGCCAAGTGCGTTAGAACAGCAACTGGCCAGCAAGATTGCGAGCCAGTTACAGGAAGCCGTCGATGCCCGCGGAAAAGCGAGCCTAGTGGTTTCCGGTGGTTCGACGCCGCTTAAGTTATTTCAACTATTGAGCATGAAGTCCATCGATTGGAGTGATGTTTATATCACTCTCGCCGATGAGCGCTGGGTTGAAGCCGACGCCGATGCTTCTAATGAACGTCTAGTGCGTGAACATTTATTACAAAACCGCGCGTCGAATGCCAAATTCCGCGGTTTAAAAAACATGTTTTCGACCGCAGAAGCGGGCGCCGATATGGCCGCCGAGTCTTTGTCTAATTTCCCGCGTCCTTTTGATGTGGTGGTATTAGGCATGGGTAACGATGGTCATACATGTTCTTGGTTTCCCTGTAGCGCTGAGCTTGAAAATGCGCTCACAACCCAAGCCCTGTGCGTGGCGACTAACCCCACCACAGCGCCCCACGGCAGAATAACGCTCTCTAAGAGTGCGATTCTGAACAGCAGACAAATTTATCTGCACTTGGTCGGGGAACAGAAATTATCCGTATATCGTCAAGCGTTAGAAAGTGATGATGTCCATGCTATGCCTATCAGAGCCGTATTAGCGCAGCGTAAAACGCCCGTTGATGTGTTCTGGAGCGCTTAA
- the zwf gene encoding glucose-6-phosphate dehydrogenase, whose protein sequence is MGKTTSGAKACDFVLFGTKGDLARRKLLPSLYQLDKAELLDKDTKVIGVAKDEFTQDEFIELVTLALNTFVKEPLCEETLQRFLSRCHYIGTNFTDSAGYSAFHELLKPEERVMVSYFATPPAIFGDICRCLHEQDLIHPDSRVVLEKPIGSDLDSSRVINDQVSAYFKERQVYRIDHYLGKETVQNLIALRFANSLFASKWDNRTIDHVQITVAEEVGIEGRWGYFDKAGQMRDMIQNHLLQVLTLVAMDPPVNLDADSIRDEKVKVLKSLRPINSDNVYENTVRGQYSAGFLKGSPVPGYLEEEGANLQSHTETFVAIRVDIDNWRWAGVPFYLRSGKRMPFKSSEIVVYFKNPPHNLYRSSYRNLPPNKLTIRLQPHEGVEIQMMNKVPGLEQKQRLQTTKLDLSFSDTFKNERIADAYERLLLEAMLGNQALFVRRDEVEQAWTWVDGIIQSWEQSNEKPKPYPAGTWGPVASVALITKDGRSWDE, encoded by the coding sequence ATGGGCAAAACAACATCAGGCGCCAAAGCTTGTGACTTCGTACTCTTTGGTACTAAAGGCGATTTGGCACGACGCAAGTTGTTACCTTCTTTATACCAGCTAGATAAAGCTGAACTTCTCGATAAAGATACGAAAGTGATCGGTGTCGCGAAAGACGAGTTTACTCAAGATGAGTTTATCGAATTAGTCACGCTTGCATTAAATACCTTCGTGAAAGAGCCTTTGTGCGAAGAGACTCTCCAACGTTTCCTGTCCCGCTGCCACTATATAGGCACTAACTTTACCGATTCAGCGGGCTACAGTGCCTTCCATGAACTGCTCAAACCAGAAGAGCGCGTCATGGTCAGTTACTTTGCTACGCCACCGGCGATATTCGGCGACATTTGCCGTTGTTTGCATGAACAAGATCTTATCCATCCTGATTCACGCGTGGTGCTCGAAAAGCCAATCGGCTCAGATTTAGACTCTTCTCGCGTTATCAATGATCAAGTTTCCGCTTACTTCAAAGAACGTCAGGTTTACCGTATCGACCATTACTTAGGTAAAGAAACCGTACAGAACTTGATTGCCCTGCGTTTTGCGAACTCTTTATTTGCCTCTAAGTGGGACAACCGTACGATTGACCACGTCCAGATCACAGTAGCAGAAGAAGTGGGTATCGAAGGCCGTTGGGGTTACTTCGACAAAGCGGGTCAGATGCGCGACATGATCCAAAACCATTTGCTGCAAGTGTTAACGCTCGTTGCTATGGATCCACCGGTCAACTTAGACGCTGACAGCATCCGTGATGAAAAAGTTAAAGTGCTTAAATCACTGCGTCCGATTAATTCTGACAATGTGTATGAAAATACCGTACGCGGTCAGTACAGCGCAGGCTTCTTAAAGGGCAGCCCAGTACCGGGTTATTTAGAAGAGGAAGGCGCCAACCTTCAATCACACACAGAAACCTTCGTGGCGATTCGTGTGGATATCGACAACTGGCGTTGGGCGGGCGTGCCTTTCTATTTACGTAGCGGTAAACGTATGCCGTTTAAGAGCTCTGAAATTGTGGTATATTTCAAAAACCCACCGCATAACTTGTATCGCTCAAGCTACCGTAATCTGCCACCCAACAAGCTGACTATTCGTCTGCAACCCCATGAAGGGGTTGAAATCCAGATGATGAACAAAGTGCCAGGATTGGAGCAAAAACAACGTCTACAAACCACTAAACTCGATTTGAGTTTCTCCGATACCTTCAAAAATGAACGTATCGCCGATGCCTACGAGCGTCTATTACTCGAAGCTATGCTCGGTAATCAAGCGCTATTCGTGCGCCGCGATGAAGTCGAACAGGCATGGACTTGGGTGGATGGCATTATCCAATCGTGGGAACAAAGTAACGAAAAACCAAAACCTTATCCTGCGGGTACTTGGGGTCCAGTTGCGTCAGTTGCTTTGATCACCAAAGATGGCCGTTCGTGGGACGAGTAG